The Trichomycterus rosablanca isolate fTriRos1 chromosome 19, fTriRos1.hap1, whole genome shotgun sequence region CAGACAGTTATGCAACagcaaaagaaaaaagtaaagacaCAAAAAgccattaataaattaattttccTTGATTTGAATGTTGCTGAAAAGAAcatataaatactaaataaattaaatatatcatTAATGATTATTTGGGGCATGTAGTTTGGCTTGATCTTAAAAGTCTCAGAGTATACTGCTTATAATTAGAAGCTTTTTTGATTGTCACAAAGAGGTGCCTTTGACTGAAAGGGCTTGACTTTTCAGAAACAACAAGGAAGGTTGAACTGAAAATTTACAAAGCCCAAAACATGCCAAAAATAGAGAATGTAGCAAATGAGAGCATTTGTTTATCTGTAATTTCATTCATTGCAATTTCACTACGTTACCAGTGAATGGCACCAGACATTCACATAGTACTTTTTTGTCTTATGATTTTCTGATAAAGCATGTTCTTCACTCGTTTTTTCCTGCTACatacaatatattaaaaatggagcagtttatctttattataattgtatatctctatttcttttttgttaGACTGACATTAAATTGGTCAACATAATTGTCATTGTAATAATTGTAAGGCCAGTGTTCTTTTTTAGTGTGTAACCACAAGATTAAAACTacagagaggcaggtggccaGGAGAAAAAGTCAAGACagaatgagaaaataaaaactgcCATGTACGTTCTCACCAATTGACCAATCATGGACGAAACAGgaaaaaagcagaaaagaaaGCAGTCCATTCCATCTCCCACCAGGTAAAAATAACTTTTTGGTCTGTTGCTCTCAACCCATCGGCTGAACAGGGAGAAGAAATGAAGAGCAGAGTGAACACACAATCCCTCCCTCACATTCCTTtttgactgacacacacacacacactcttactcattCACATCAAACACATTCTCTCACACACTGGTGCACACTCACACTGTCAAAAAAGGTCACACCTAGAAAGAGGGGAAACACAAAAGACACCGAGATGAACAGACATTCCTATGACATTTCAGAAGCCGTGGCACTATGCGAGGCCGGCCTGAGCCTCAGCTGGGCTGGTAGTCGTGTTGGTACCGGTGGTGTTGGTAGTCTCCTGTGTGTTATTCGCTGCTAAGCCACGGTAATGCACTTCAATAATGCGGGGCTTGTCGATGATGCGTGCGCAGCGGCTTCCCTTCTCCACGATGCCAATGATCCAGGCCTGCTGCCCATCGCCCAGCAGACCCCCACGGCTCGCCTTCATCTCAGCACAGAACCGTGCCGCCTGCTCACGTGGCAAGCAGATCAACAACCCGCCTGTCAGAAGCAGAAAATACTGGTTTATTCATGGCACAGGCACATTAAAATACAAGGGATGTTCAAAAaatttccgcacttttatattttggttagaaaCGGTGAggatgggaggagtagtaatttgGTCgacagagagagcttatagtctggatttagtgccACACGATTTCCACCTGTTTGGACGCTCCAAGAAGCTttgaggggaagaagatttatgtgatgatgatgtgaaagcagcgctgcatcagtgactgcgcgctcaaccaaaaacatttttgctgagaGCATTAAAAAGATGCTGGgagaaatgcatcagaaggtgactatgtagataAGTGATgttagttttaaaaagtgtggaaacttcaTTTAAAAATGGTAGTGTTAGAGGTACCTCACCGTTTAGTTAGAGGTGCTACAACACATTGCTGACTACATGTCCCAAATTCCTTTGCACCATTTAGCCACAAAAAGATGGTGCACTGGGTTTTTCACATCTTTATTCATCACATTTATTTTcccagcagttttgtataactTTAACTAAAATGCAAGATCATGTGACTATTGAGTCCTAAAATAAGTTCACTGTAGCATCAGACAAAATGGGAATTTAAGGAACCACAGAAACCCTGCAAAGTGTAGCTAGAAgacttttaaacattttaggATTCAGGGTGCAAATCTGCTAAATCCTaattaaaatagaaagaaatgatagttatgtttgtgtgttagttGCTCTGACCTGAAGTCTCAGAGGAAGTGCCCTGCAGAAGACCAAACAGGTTGCCGCCGGCCTTGCTGACAGCTGCCATCTTGGCGAGGATGGGCAGGTTGTGAATAACGAAGGCCACCTCGTTGCGCTGTTGACTGGCCAGGTTCTTTGCGTGGCCGATGATCCCAAAGCCGGTGACGTCAGTGGCGGCGTGGGCATTAAACTTGTGCATCAGAGTAGCAGCTAAACAGAAATGTcagcaattattattataaatgtgagCAGTGATTTCATTTTATAAATGCGTAGAGGTAGCAAACGCTTCATTGCGAGCTCAAACTAAACATGCTTatcaaaacaataaatacacagttggtaaattaaagctcattattgtaatattatttgcagttttatattaaaatatatattaaaacagTCTTCTATTCTGTATGACGTATCCGTGTTACCTGTGCGGTTGAGGGTTGCCATGTTCAGCATGGCCTCCTGATAAGCATTTTCAACTTCTTCCTTTGTCACAACCATCTTGATCTTGTTCCATTTCTCTGGCTGGAAGAGGGGAGCAATAGATTAAGAGATTAAGTCACAGGCACATCTACACTGTGGCATGATGTTCTAGTCACATGAAAgtggggggaaaaaaatcatCTCTTACTATATCCATCCACTGATGGGAGTTGACAGCTACTTGGGTTCCAAGAGGTTTGGTGAGGACAAGCACATCACCTGGTACAGCACCATCTGGCCTGTATGATACAACACATGGTGAGAGATCATGTAAGGTATTTACTCATAAATATATTAGATCTGTTTATCATTTTATCATTTCATCAAGTCTTTATAATTTATGATGCAGTTAATATAAGGTGTGCAAGTTCATCGAGTTTGTCAACTCAGCTGCATTTTACTTTCAattgaggtgagttcatatgtggatcagctttgtaaatagagagagacaccctgatcaacgcgtTATTGCTCGACTCTGTGGagacggcatcaatcagccagcagaggtcataattgcataagTTATGAgggttttggaatggggtgtTTAACAAgtgtctgttaaaaaaaaaaaaataattccaTAGATAACTTAGTGAAAACACTGAGCCATTGCTGTGCACAAAATGGTTGGGCCTAACTACTTGTGGAAGATATGTATTTTTAGGTCATATTGTAAAATGCTTACATGATGTAGTCACTGGGCTGGCACACTATGGTGGCCACGCCCCCTATGATGATCCACGGGTTGACGACAGTCTGTCCGCCTGTGACTGAAGTGCCACCCTCTTCAGCTGCGTCACGGAAACCCTTCATCATTAAGGGCATCACCTGCTCTCTTTCCTGTCAGAAAAAGAACATGTTCAGGATTTACTACAGACCTGCACTGGGAGATACATTCACCCATCTGACTCAATGCCACACATGTAACATTAAGAGGGCTTTACAACTGCTTTTTCTGCTCAATATTGAatttttaaatgcttgtttaaccAACCACTGTATAttagcattattaatattagactAATAGAGAGATGAATTCATGGTTTCATCAGTTGACAAGTCGTCCAGGCCCTGTGTAAGCAGAGCAGCCCCGGAATGCCAGAGCCTTGGCtatggctttgtaaccctttccagactgtTAGATTTCAATGCCTTTGTATTATATCTgtattttaatcttttttagAATGTGGCATCCTGTGCTGCATTTTGAGACCTAACCTGCTTCTTATTGCCTgacaggttttgtttaagtgACGTTTAGATTAAACAGGTCTGACAGTTgtgcctgggtgtggctagtaaaaCTACACATTCTTCAAGTGAACTGATTGGCTTAGTAGGTAAGGGGGCAGTTGTTTTACCCACATAGGGCCAGAAAAGGCTTAAACAAATCTAAATATTAACCTGGTTTATCTTTGTCTGATCCcatgatgcatgctcaataatccaggtacacaaattcacaaagttgaatcagttcatctggacacacaacaaacttgtgtccagatgaactgattcaactttgtggatctttgtctaatattaaaaatagtctGATTATCTGAACCACAGCTCTGTAGGTAGAAAAGTAGCTGACTTAAAAACTATACAACTGTGTGATCATTTCAACTACTACTGtgcaaattgtgtgtgtgtgtgtgtgtgtgtgtgtgcgtgtaagcAAACCTTCTCATTCATCTTCTGACTGACACTCAGTAGCATCAGCATGTTGTCACACTCAGTGATGCCCATGGCATACAGATCACTCAGCACATTTGCACACGCAATACGCCCCTGTGAAACATTAGAGCAGATCACAGTTTAATAAGCAAGTGTCGACACAAAATAACTAACAGATCCAAGATTAAAATATAACACAAGACAACATAAATGGTTAAATCCCTGGTCACTTGCTGTATCAGGTTGCATGTGAAGCAGAGGAGAGCAGCCATGTCCACACTGAACCCCACTGTGTActaaatagtgtgtttaattacTTCTTTACCTATAGTAAGATTACAGTTTTAAACAGACTATATCATTAACAAAAAAGGTGGCTTGAGTCTCCACCCTTTGGCTTTGGCTCCTTGTTTAGCCTGATCCAACAGCTTTtggatgttattaaaaatattttatgcaGGATTTGTTTGTAGACGTTCTTTGTCAGGGAGTAATAAATCTGGCAGTACATGGGACCCCCTTACCCAAAATGACAAAAGCATCACGTAGTGTGCATCGTAGAGCCATTCTGAGTGGCATAATGTGTGCTAGTCTTTAATTAAGCACAGTCTTACCATCATGTATGGATCTTCAACCAAAGGATAGAAGAAATCTGTAGTCTGGATGAGTGACAAACCGCCATGCCGCAAAGGAATAACACAGGAATCCATCCCAATGCCTGCagcataaatgtttattaaattagaTGTGCTTAATTATAAATGTTGCATCATCATTTCCGTCTGCATGTAGACGCCTAAcaggtcgatagcaccgctggggagtGGACCCCAGGATCCCAGTGGTGCCACCGGAGCAATGATCCATGTTCAGTTTCCATGATGTAAAGACAGTTCatttacaaaattacaaaatttGATACAGACAAAAAGACGACGACAAATGAATCTTTATTGCTTCAACAAAATAATTTTCTAAATTACTTTGACATTCGGCGCCTTTGGATTCTATACTTTGGAACTTGCATACAattgtaaattaaaaataaatgctgaATTTGCTTGCAATAGGCAGTTGCTTCACCTGCAATGTGTTAATAAATTATTTCCTGGAGGGGTATTTTTTCCACCTGGTTTAACTATTTTTAACACACTGGGCTGGTAGTCATCATGACGAGTGCTTTAAAGTGGTAGGCACATTTTAGGCACATTGGGTTAGATAAAATTTGATTAAATGATTGATCAATCCTTTAGACATGCTAAATCGGACTGCTTGTCAAATAccaaccaaaataaaaaaaaaagttttggaAGTGCTCATTTGATAGTAAATAAACTTGGAAGTATTATTCCATTTCAAGTTTATGGTttctaattgtatttaatttaaaaaatctaaacttCAATCTAACATATAAGATCGGGCCTGCTGTTTAGTATATACGTAAAGTATTGTTGAGGGCTTTCTGTTTTCCGCATGGTTGTGGCTAAGCATGTAAAAGAGATAGATCACCACAGCCTTGATGTAATTCACTGTAACATCATTCAACTAGTGTTCTATTTCCTAAAGTTTACACATTTGGCTACAACAGTTGggcctaataaatatatatttctttttattttataggtCTTGAATGTAGATCAGAATCCTTACAGTTTGAATTGTTGTGCAGTTAAAGAGTGGAAAAAATGATATGCCCTGAGTGTTGGTATCAGGTCTTGGTATTATTGCCTGTGTGTCTATTACTGCACATTCCTAAATGCTGAATGAAGAGCCAATGTCAATTTGTTTCCCAAAGTCTGACCCAAGTATATGATGCAAGACATGACTTATATAGTCCAGTCATATTATTTATGATTAAGCTGTTTGCTGAAGCCAAAGGAAATGTTACTTGGCAAACAGAACACAATAATACAATTATGTTAAAACAGAATGCTTTTTCACGTATTATATAATATGGTCAGCACAACCTGCAGtgtaaaaaatatgaataaataaaaaagtttaaaaagatgaatgaatatatgCAGTTATGTGTTGTATAGCCATTGCCCTTCTGGGTCCTCGTTCTGGTATTGAGCCAAATAAAGCTGTTTAGCTGACTTAGCTTTTTTTTGTGTCTGGTCATTTTGTCCAATGAGTTTCAAATTGAACATAGAAAATTAAAATATCAGCATGGGAGTCATGTTTATGTAGAAAAAGAAGCAATAAAACAGTTACTGTATTCCCaccctttatttatttcttttttttaagctgTATTTGATTTCCCATTATTAGTaacaatagaccactgaagtcgtgtcgtcattttgtaggccacgccatgttgttatgcccatatttggtaacccgggtctaagagaaattttgaatgggaaatatgaatgaacatttcgcaaattgcctctcttgcatcctgtagtcataaaaaatgtttcaaagctgttacgttttgttttatggaaattcttctgtctattatcactggatcctctgaattatgaagtcgttaaagagtcaaaatatgaatagtgctacatgtaagctaatgctactgcgcactgaattgacgtcactagactggaagcctcgtaatgttttctttttttttttttttataagcctcttaaataaccgcacgaagcagcgcgattcaccagtgtaacTGTGgtgtgatattcacaagttttagttgatatttttagtaggtagctacattaaagtagaaagcgaggatggttgtactcaacaaaagcgagccgctcgttccgttgattcgattggtgtagttcagtgacgtctaattaatgcgcagtagcgttagctttcgtgtagcattattagtattacgaccctttaacaacctcgtaattcagaggatccagtgatgtacaggagaaaaatgtacacaggacaaaacgtacagggttctgaaaatgtttatttagcacaggatgtgttagagtcgattttttaaaaaccccgttcatttttcctataggaaatctgagttagacccgggtctccaaatatgggcataacgaagactacagaatgacgcacgacttcagtggtctatgttCCATACAAGAAAACAGCCTGCTGATACTGGCTTATATTTTGGATTTTACTCGTTAAGATTGAACAAGTCAGGATACAAATGCAACtaaatatttagtattattGCTACAACTAGTGTTTCTTCACAAAATTTGCATTTGACAAAGTGTCTGGAGTCTGTACAAATATGTACGGAACACCGTGAACAAACTCgttgtatgtttgtttttgtaagtATTTCTTAATATGGTGCAAAGTTTGTCAATTTATGGTGATACATATGGCTTATCGTCGAAAAGAAAGGCAAAACAATCCAAACATTTTGTCATAATTTCTCAACACCTATTAATTATAACTACTTTTATAGTTGTATAGTGATTAATTAACTGGTACTATCTAGAAACGCAATATATAGTACACATTGTAAGAGTATGTTTTGTGGCTGCGTTCCAAACTGCACACTAAGTACTAAATAGGCTAGCATGTAATAGTAAGGACGCATTTTGTTGTGAAACATTTAGACAGCATATGCAGTTACGTGTTCAGATATTTGTGACACAGCCTGCAGTTCAGATGCATTGACTAttattagctagctagctagcctTTAGCCGCATGGTGTGCACGGCTTCTTTAACTGGACTTACCCAGACGGGGGGCGGGAGCTATCTGGCCGAATTCTGAGGTCTCATCTCCGGCTCCTGTCCCTGTTCCGTCCTCGTCCGGCCGAGGGTCGGGCTCCAGTCCCTGCAGGAGTTTGAGCAGAGTCTCCTGCGGGACCTTGCAGCCTCATCCCTTCATGTCGGAGAAGGCCGTGAGCCGAAACCCGCGCTCCAGGCCATAAGCTTCGGGAGCCTGATAACCAGCTGGGTAAAAGCTCGCGTATACCGCCGGATCGAGCGACGGCGTAGAGGTCTGAACGGACCCGGACATTGCTAACGTTAGCTCCGGTCACTTATTGCCCCCTCATTCAGAC contains the following coding sequences:
- the sephs3 gene encoding selenide, water dikinase 3, with product MSGSVQTSTPSLDPAVYASFYPAGYQAPEAYGLERGFRLTAFSDMKGUGCKVPQETLLKLLQGLEPDPRPDEDGTGTGAGDETSEFGQIAPAPRLGIGMDSCVIPLRHGGLSLIQTTDFFYPLVEDPYMMGRIACANVLSDLYAMGITECDNMLMLLSVSQKMNEKEREQVMPLMMKGFRDAAEEGGTSVTGGQTVVNPWIIIGGVATIVCQPSDYIMPDGAVPGDVLVLTKPLGTQVAVNSHQWMDIPEKWNKIKMVVTKEEVENAYQEAMLNMATLNRTAATLMHKFNAHAATDVTGFGIIGHAKNLASQQRNEVAFVIHNLPILAKMAAVSKAGGNLFGLLQGTSSETSGGLLICLPREQAARFCAEMKASRGGLLGDGQQAWIIGIVEKGSRCARIIDKPRIIEVHYRGLAANNTQETTNTTGTNTTTSPAEAQAGLA